A stretch of Perognathus longimembris pacificus isolate PPM17 chromosome 1, ASM2315922v1, whole genome shotgun sequence DNA encodes these proteins:
- the Ints15 gene encoding uncharacterized protein C7orf26 homolog isoform X2 produces the protein MSDIRHSLLRRDALSAAKEVLYHLDIYFSGQLQSAPLPLVDKGPVELLEEFVFQVPKERSAQPKEQTKDSVRQIIFSSLFSPQGNKADDSRMSLLGKLVSMAVAVCRIPVLECAASWLQRTPVVYCVRLARALVDDYCCLVPGSVHTLKQTFSASPRFCCQFITSVTALYDLSSDDLIPPLDLLEMIVHWIFEDPRLILITFLNTPIAANLPIGFLELTPLIGLIRWCVKAPLAYKRKKKPCLSNGHVSSKVAKDLGTGLDRDAHLLYSKLHLSVLQVLMTLQLHLTEKNLYGRLGLILFDHMVPLVEEINRLADELNPLNASQEIELSLDRLAQALQVAMASGALLCTRDDLRTLCSRLPHNNLLQLVISGPVQQSPHAALPPGFYPHIHTPPLGYGPVPAHPAAHPALPTHPGHTFISGVTFPFRPIR, from the exons ATGAGCGATATCCGGCACTCACTACTGCGCCGCGACGCGCTGAGCGCCGCCAAGGAGGTGCTGTACCACCTGGACATCTACTTCAGCGGGCAGCTGCAGAGCGCGCCGCTGCCGCTCGTGGACAAGGGCCCCGTGGAGCTGCTGGAGGAGTTCGTGTTCCAGGTGCCCAAGGAGCGCAGCGCGCAGCCCAAG GAACAAACCAAGGACTCTGTGCGGCAGATTATTTTCTCATCGCTTTTCAGCCCTCAAGGGAACAAAGCTGATGACAGCCGGATGAGCTTGTTGGGGAAACTGGTCTCCATGGCCGTGGCAGTGTGCCGAATCCCAGTGTTGGAGTGTGCGGCCTCCTGGCTCCAG CGGACACCTGTGGTCTACTGTGTGAGGCTGGCCAGGGCCCTTGTGGACGACTACTGCTGCttggtgcctggctctgttcACACGCTGAAGCAGACATTCAGTGCCAGCCCACGATTCTGCTGCCAGTTCATAACATCTGTCACCGCGCTTTATGACCTGTCATCAG ATGACCTCATCCCACCTTTGGACTTGCTAGAAATGATTGTCCACTGGATTTTTGAGGACCCAAGGTTGATCCTCATCACTTTCTTAAATACTCCGATTGCAGCCAATCTCCCGATAGGATTTTTAGAGCTCACACCGCTCATCGGGCTGATCCGCTGGTGTGTGAAGGCCCCCCTGGCttacaaaaggaagaagaagcccTGCTTGTCCAATGGGCACGTCAGTAGCAAGGTTGCCAAGGACCTGGGCACGGGGCTGGACCGCGATGCACACCTCCTGTATTCCAAACTCCACCTCAGTGTCCTGCAAGTCCTCATGACACTTCAGCTGCACTTGACTGAGAAGAACCTCTATGGGCGCCTGGGGCTCATTCTCTTTGACCACATGGTCCCACTGGTGGAGGAGATCAACAGACTTGCAGATGAACTGAACCCCCTCAACGCCTCCCAGGAAATTGAGCTCTCGCTGGACCGACTGGCACAAGCTTTACAGGTGGCCATGGCCTCTGGAGCTCTGCTGTGCACGAGAG ATGATCTGAGAACGCTGTGCTCCAGGCTGCCCCATAACAA CCTGCTCCAGCTGGTGATCTCAGGCCCTGTGCAGCAGTCGCCACATGCAGCTCTCCCTCCTGGCTTCTACCCACACATCCACACGCCCCCACTGGGCTATGGACCAGTGCCAGCCCACCCCGCCGCCCACCCTGCGCTGCCCACGCACCCTGGGCACACCTTCATCTCAGGCGTGACCTTCCCATTCAGGCCCATCCGCTAG
- the Ints15 gene encoding uncharacterized protein C7orf26 homolog isoform X1 → MSDIRHSLLRRDALSAAKEVLYHLDIYFSGQLQSAPLPLVDKGPVELLEEFVFQVPKERSAQPKRLNSLQELQLLEIMCNYFQEQTKDSVRQIIFSSLFSPQGNKADDSRMSLLGKLVSMAVAVCRIPVLECAASWLQRTPVVYCVRLARALVDDYCCLVPGSVHTLKQTFSASPRFCCQFITSVTALYDLSSDDLIPPLDLLEMIVHWIFEDPRLILITFLNTPIAANLPIGFLELTPLIGLIRWCVKAPLAYKRKKKPCLSNGHVSSKVAKDLGTGLDRDAHLLYSKLHLSVLQVLMTLQLHLTEKNLYGRLGLILFDHMVPLVEEINRLADELNPLNASQEIELSLDRLAQALQVAMASGALLCTRDDLRTLCSRLPHNNLLQLVISGPVQQSPHAALPPGFYPHIHTPPLGYGPVPAHPAAHPALPTHPGHTFISGVTFPFRPIR, encoded by the exons ATGAGCGATATCCGGCACTCACTACTGCGCCGCGACGCGCTGAGCGCCGCCAAGGAGGTGCTGTACCACCTGGACATCTACTTCAGCGGGCAGCTGCAGAGCGCGCCGCTGCCGCTCGTGGACAAGGGCCCCGTGGAGCTGCTGGAGGAGTTCGTGTTCCAGGTGCCCAAGGAGCGCAGCGCGCAGCCCAAG agACTGAATTCTCTCCAAGAGCTTCAACTACTTGAAATCATGTGCAATTATTTCCAGGAACAAACCAAGGACTCTGTGCGGCAGATTATTTTCTCATCGCTTTTCAGCCCTCAAGGGAACAAAGCTGATGACAGCCGGATGAGCTTGTTGGGGAAACTGGTCTCCATGGCCGTGGCAGTGTGCCGAATCCCAGTGTTGGAGTGTGCGGCCTCCTGGCTCCAG CGGACACCTGTGGTCTACTGTGTGAGGCTGGCCAGGGCCCTTGTGGACGACTACTGCTGCttggtgcctggctctgttcACACGCTGAAGCAGACATTCAGTGCCAGCCCACGATTCTGCTGCCAGTTCATAACATCTGTCACCGCGCTTTATGACCTGTCATCAG ATGACCTCATCCCACCTTTGGACTTGCTAGAAATGATTGTCCACTGGATTTTTGAGGACCCAAGGTTGATCCTCATCACTTTCTTAAATACTCCGATTGCAGCCAATCTCCCGATAGGATTTTTAGAGCTCACACCGCTCATCGGGCTGATCCGCTGGTGTGTGAAGGCCCCCCTGGCttacaaaaggaagaagaagcccTGCTTGTCCAATGGGCACGTCAGTAGCAAGGTTGCCAAGGACCTGGGCACGGGGCTGGACCGCGATGCACACCTCCTGTATTCCAAACTCCACCTCAGTGTCCTGCAAGTCCTCATGACACTTCAGCTGCACTTGACTGAGAAGAACCTCTATGGGCGCCTGGGGCTCATTCTCTTTGACCACATGGTCCCACTGGTGGAGGAGATCAACAGACTTGCAGATGAACTGAACCCCCTCAACGCCTCCCAGGAAATTGAGCTCTCGCTGGACCGACTGGCACAAGCTTTACAGGTGGCCATGGCCTCTGGAGCTCTGCTGTGCACGAGAG ATGATCTGAGAACGCTGTGCTCCAGGCTGCCCCATAACAA CCTGCTCCAGCTGGTGATCTCAGGCCCTGTGCAGCAGTCGCCACATGCAGCTCTCCCTCCTGGCTTCTACCCACACATCCACACGCCCCCACTGGGCTATGGACCAGTGCCAGCCCACCCCGCCGCCCACCCTGCGCTGCCCACGCACCCTGGGCACACCTTCATCTCAGGCGTGACCTTCCCATTCAGGCCCATCCGCTAG